The following nucleotide sequence is from Siniperca chuatsi isolate FFG_IHB_CAS linkage group LG2, ASM2008510v1, whole genome shotgun sequence.
TTTAGTCTAGGAAATGTAGGACCAGTGAAAGCCCAAGGTAACGTCTTTAAACGTCTTGTTTaatccaaccaacagtcaaaaacacaaagataaatcagtttacaatgatatacaAACAATAAAGTAGCAAAACCTCCCAAATGATAAACTGGGACTATTCTTGAAATATGACTTAAATTATTAACCAATGGTCAAAATAGTTACACAACTCTCTGTCAATGGACTACAGTGAAAACTGATTACATCTATGCAAATTCCACTATATGGAGAAAAGGAGAATGAATGAGAGTTACCTGATCTGCTGCTGAGTCATGATGATTTTCAGATAAGATAGAAGTgtaaaatgtagtgaagtagatcCAGGTGTTCTTCAGTCAAATCAATGAATGAAGTCCTAGACAGCAAAAAGGGAAGGAGTTACTTTACTTCTTTAGAATATATGGGCAAGTTTCTGAGTACTCACTCACAGACTGTACACAGAGCTTATCCCATCCACACAGCAGGGGCTTTGGCTTATCTAGGTAGCTCAGAATCACGGGACCGTGATGCAGCAGCTCCGCTACTAGAAGTATGAGTAGCTAGTGCGACGCGTGGGCGTGTTCTACTTCACATACCGGAACAGCATAATGAGCATTACCGCCTTTCATACATTCTTGATCATGATTGAGAGTTAGAGCTGAATTTCGAAGTAACATGCAGGCAGCGGTGTGAACCTAGAGTGACTTCGCTGTAAAGTGAGTTTTATGCGATAACGCCGATGCAAATCAATGAGAAAGAGCTGCCGTTCCTTCTTTAAGTGCAAATATGCCACTTTTATTGCATCTCAAATAAAGATTCTGCATTGATCTATCAAGTTAACCTCCCATTGCAGAAAAACTGTTAGAAATGAAGAGCAAAAACAACTTCTATACAGCTTTGTCTCATAACGGTTAAGAGCCGTTCTTTCAGTTTCATACATAACAGTTGGTTAGGTTAGCAGTCGACGTTAGCTAAGATACCCATTCAGAACAATGTCCTCCCTAAAACCGAACAAGCTGGCTATCGCGAATAATTTAATGACTTTAAAAGGCATActaaactatttaaatataGATTAAAACATTACACTTACCAAATGATTGtcttgttgttattttttaagattGTTTCGAGCCGTTAATGTCTGCCTCAACGTTCGTCGTCGATCGCTTCTGCTAATATAGCTATGAGTAGACAGACTGGAAATTTCCATTGAGTTTTAAGCGGGGGGCGGACTCACCGATACTGTCGTTGAATTGAAACCAATCACCGCTTAGCTAGCTTGCATGTTCTGAGTTCATTGGCTAAATTTGACCTTGCCCTTGCTTTATTGGAAGATAGACCGATCAATCAAACTGTCCAAGCACTCATACAGTTACAAAGACGGATATGGGTGACAGGGTGAAAGAAACCATGTTTGACGACCAAATTCTTCATATTGTTATGGTTACACCTTAAAGAATATGTATACAAAAGCTTAAGgttagacatttttttttgaGAGATCAGCTTGAGGTCTGTGAAGGGCTCAGGGCACAATTCCTGAAAAGGATCTTAAGGATGATCTTAGTCCCATTGTAAGATCATGGACTAAAGAGCATAATGTCCTTAAGATCACTCTGGTAAACTTGTTAGTTACACCACTGGGATGACatcattttattctattatattCTAGTATATTCTTTTCAGGTGCATATAGGTTTGGTAACTAGTTGTGCAAAGTAACTTAATACaagtttgaggtacttttactacTTGcattatgctactttatacttctactctactacatttcagattgaaatattgtactttttcctcCACTACGTTTAGCTGACAGTCATAGTTgcttgttactttacagattaggatacacacaaaacatataatcagtttataaaatatggtACATTGTTAAAGATCAATTACCCAACAGTATGCCACATAGTTACAATTAGCTCCCTCTTGACCtgttacaacattaaaatgctgcttacatgttaatgcatgagtaataataatacaataatgtaacatataaaaactataatatatatatatatataactgatAGGGGCCATTTTCCTAAATTACGAGTACTTTTAGTTTgggtacattttgctgataatattatACTTCACTAAAGTAAGGTTTTAAATTacgtttacttgtaatggagtatctTCAAATTGTGTTATTGCTACTTTAATGTAAGCAAAGTATCTGAATACTTATTGCACCACTAGTTGGTCCTGGTTCCTTCATGTCATCCTTAAATGTGGGTGCGGGAGCTAAGGGATTTCACCATTCTCATTACCCACTGTTGACGTGTCCTCGAGCAAGCACTTATTATTGAAAACTGCTGAATTCAcaggtgtgactgtgtgcagcAGGTTTTGCTGGAAAAGAGACATCATACCCAGTGAATTCACcttagataaataaatgttaaacaaaaaagcATTGATGTGGTAAGAAAAGCATGGCCTATCAGGAACAAAAGGTAGCCTATTGAATTACTCAATGGAATTTTTCCTGGGTTTAGAGAGACCATCTGGAAAATTCTACTGAATACCTTTCAGTTGCAGGAACTCACAATAAATTACAGGGCAGATTCCAAAGACAAGAGGCCTCTTGTTAGCACTGAAACTGGTTTATCTGAGATGCTGGTTTTAAAAGCATATACACATTCCAAGGCATTAGGAAACTGTCATTTTCTGCTGATACATGACTGATGCTGAAAAGTTGTGAAACACTGGGTGGTACATATAATCTGCAAGTCCAGTATGCAGCTGTTTACTTCAATTCAAGCCATATCTATGTGGGTTAATTTTGATCAGTATCTTTTGTATTTAAATGCATGTCAGACTGCCAAACATCTAGTCATCCAGTTTTCTTAGAATAGGCAAAGCCGAACCAGGAATCATACAATCAAGGATCACATTAACAGGAGGAGCAATTCAACTCAGATGAACTGTCTGTTTTGTTAATGGTTTTGGACAAGTTTGTAAATGATCAGGATCTTATAAGCTGCATGACATAAAACTATATTCTGTTCATTAGAAAAACTTACAAGACTGATAGTGAAGACCATTTATAGTACGgatgtgtatgtttttgcaatggaactactgtatgtgttacaATGAAGgttataaacattttatttttgtcttcaaCAATATATCTCCATCTTCTCTTGTGCATGTGTAATCTAGCAAATATAGCAAacggaaacaaacaaaattataaaaGGCATCAGTAGTTATAATGTTACAACAGTACTAAGGCACAGTTACAGTTAGGACTATTACACCATGCTAGAAGCTCTGttaggctgtacttaggcacagtggtccTGGGAGCTAAATGCTAAGTTTAATTCGGTAATTAATTAACTACAGCTGCggatgatgggaatgccataagttttgcaggtatttggtcataaaccaaagtattggacaaataaaacatttgacctgatggtgcCACCAGAGGAAAGAGtaagggatcatcaaagttattacaattcaccctgaggggaccatgaatgtgtgaaccaaaattcatggcaatccattcaatagtggtggagacatttcactctaaacctcaaatgtgaacctcatggtggcactagaagaaaggtcaggggatcacaacgtcattaggatacatcctctgggaaccatgaatgtctgtacaaaagtttGTGCGAATCCATCAAGAagatgctgagatatttcacaggataagtgaaaactttgaccagCTGGAcaagtcaccaaagtcattacgaCACATTATCTGGGCACCATAAATATCTCAAATATCCAAATTTCATAACAGTCTATCCAATAGTGgtaacctgctggtggcactaatGGAAAAGTtgggggatcaccaaagtctgtcGGATTCtgtccaataattgttgagatactTCAGCCGGTTTCAACCATCCGACAgatcgacattgccatccctagagccgctaacatggctaaaacatttctcacattttttctagttgaataaacacaacacaaacaaaactgtatgGTTTGTGTGAATGAAAGCATGGTCGGTATGTGCGCCACATAGCTGGGTCTCTTGGAGCGCTGATGGAAGCAAATTCCATTTCATCCACTGCTTTATCCATAAGGGTTTTCAAAACACCACTACACAAGAATTTCAGCAGGGCAATTCAAACCATTGTGCCATAACAGTCTGATGCTTTTAAAGTCATATCAGCTCAActataagtataaagtatacAGCATAATTGACCCTCCAGTTTTGTGGATTTATGAGTAAAGCCATGTTACACCATATAGATCATTTGTACTCACATGGACATGTTTTTTGAACATTCATGCAGAGAGATTAATATACTACTGAAGTATCTATTCACTACAATAAAGGTATGAACAAGTATACAatattttatacaatattttttctaaTTAACCCAATTGTAACTGTTTAACACATATGGGTCAAAGGAAAAAACAGTACAGAATTAGCTATACACTGATAGACAAAGACATAAACGACGGACTACAAATCCCAGAATGTAAGCTGAATATAATACTCTGCCATTTTGTCAGCTCTCTGTTTGCAAGGTTAAACAGAGTGTCGGGTTGTCAGAAGTTGTACAAGCTTCCTTGAGGTTAAAGTGGCTCAGCATTTTACAAACTGGTTTTCAATCCATTGTTCAACTCAGACAAACAGACTCTAACAGTCAACTGGCCCTCATCTAGTTTGTTCCATTTCTGCCCCCAAAACACACCTCACCTCAAGGTTGATTCAAGGTTTGTAATTTTATGAATTGAGTCAGGCATCAGTGGGACAAAGGCTAACTTGATATGGAGAGTAATGCAGATGATGATCAGTCTTTCTGTAAGAGGACAGTTCTCCTTGCCCATTGTGCGAACCCTTTAAATCAGATGTTTTGCTGGCCTTTAGTTCACCAgctttctattctattttatattttactctaTTCAGATCAAAATACTTCAAAATGTGAGAAGCTATGTGAGCTGTAGAACCAACAAATGAGACCAATAAAGCTCAGTTTCATACCGTAACTGTCTGAGCCTAACTACACAGTTTTTTCATCAACACAAAGACACTTTAATATAGAAATTGTCACTGACAGAAGAATGCTGTGATATACAGAAGTGACAGAATATAAAATAAGGTGATGAGAGAGCAATGTCACACAGATCCACATGATGAACTTAAACATTCTCCCACTCTGAACTGCTGAGCTAATAATAAGCGCCAGCTGTCTTCCCAAATTCCCCTTGTGAATGGGaacccacacacataaactctACTTGGGCTGAGACAAAATTGACAGTCACACACAGTAAATTTGGTGTTTGGTGACTCTTCTGCATTCATTGTGCCTGATCTTTGTGGTTCAGCATCCTCACGGATAATCCATTTAATAAGAGTTGGGTCAACAATCATGTGCTTTCCAGAATGAGTCCTGAGACAAATATAGTATCCTGAGGTGACATTGTGGAGCGTCATGGCCTTGTGATTGTTATGTAGTAAACAGAAAGCTACGGTCTGGCACAGGATGTGATTAAGTCAAGCACAGTTTAATCCAAGGAGCTATTTGGAGACTTCACTTATAATTGAGTTGCATTCAGAGTATCCCTTTCAGAGTAAACATGTATAAGTCtgagagtcacacacacatgagtGTACAGGAGGATAAGTACTGAAGCTGACAAAAATACACACCAGGATCAACCCCCCATTGTAAACTGAGAAATAGAGCTGCAACACAGACAGGTTGGGCAACAAAGGCACAATAAAACAGGCTGGTATAATAGGTAACAGTACAGACAGCACAGATATCACTGTATCCGTCACAAGATAAAGGATGACGTttgtctcttctcaaaacattcATGGATCATgcaattttaacaaaaaaaacaaaaaaaaaaagagacaagctATGAACGTTAACAGAAAAATCAGAGAGGGATCATGTAGTTGCTATGACCAGGGTATGGGTAGATACGTCTGACTGGTTTGGTACACCTAGCTCCGTCCACGCTGGCCCTGTGTGCGCACTCGTCGCTGTCAGTCCTGCAGGCACCACAGTGgcagctgagagccacagggtAGGTGAAGACAGGGCTGGTGTCGATGGGACAGCCAGGCAGTATGGCTGCGCGGTATTCCACCTTGTCATAGGTACAGCCTCTCTGGATGAGGAAGCGTGGGCCGAATATATCCCTCATGTTGCTGTCCTGCTcaccataaacaaacacatgcattaaCTTACAATAAGTTTAAATTCCTTGAGAACACAAAACTATATTTAGGGTGTTTGTTGAACACTGAACTGAAATGGGCCCAGAATAGTTGAACGTTTATGTGAGTTACCTAACGTCAAACACAACTGTGAACTTTTCAATAAATGTGCTTCATGTTGTACTTACGTAAGGAAAAATTTCTGATAAAATACTTTATCagaaataaagttgtattttgaCACAGGGACTAAGGTTTgctgtattttctgtaaaaatcTATTCAACAATTTTAACATAACCTCCCAAATTTGGTCACATTTGAGTCTTTTTCAACATTATAACCACATTCTTAAACTTTCTGTTAAAGATGTCATACtgtattttgaatgtaaaaatccccaaattaattttattgtaaatgttatgattttttttattcagaaatgCCGTTTTTCTAAGAGTATCTATCCTTTACTCTTTTCCTTTAcactatatatattatatatacttataACTACTTACAAATgaatttctctttctctcattctattttattatttttattttattgtgtttatgtattttatttcatttatttttgtcctttctatttttaatttccttttataCGATTTGATTGTACCTTGCATGTACATTGTTTAACACGTTGGTTATGATATCAAAAGGGGGGGGGAAAGGGTTACTGAAGGTTGATTCACACCTTCCAGCCAATCTGAACTGAGAATTTTCATTGGCCATGGTATAAACTTTCTGTATACTTTTTTCCACCTGAAGAAATTAATGACAATCTATTCTTTCACCACAAAGGACATACATACCCTTGAGTAGCAAAATCCCATGCAGATGGTAGTGTTGATCGCCACACAATAGTCACACTCTGGCCTCTCCACATACAGGGTGAAGTCAGTGGGTAAACACATGGGAACAGCTGGGCTGAACAGCAGAAAAAGGAGCCAGCTGGTGAACACTGCAGTCTCCATGTTAAGCAatattattttttcacaatCAATTTGGGACCTGCATGGGAAGGAAAGATAAAGAGACAAATTGACAACCAGACAACAGAGAGGATCAAGAGTTTGGTATCTTAAATATTATTTGTTCCCCTCTGCATGTGTGAGTCACCTGCTCGAGAGATGTGGGCACCTGCAGGCCTGATGATGCTGTGAGTCTGAACATCCCTGCTGACCAGTATTTATACAAACATTATATAATCCATCTTTATCCAAGCTAGCTGTTATCTTCTATCTGTGATGAAAAGAAAGAACTGAACTTTGAGTCCATTATGTGGATGACATGAATTAATAATTTCCTTCATGAACAAAGATAATGCAGTAACCAAGGAAATTTACGCAATGGCTTCTGCACTTGCTGAAAGACTCAGTGTCCACTAGATGTTACAAAATGCCCCAAAGCTTTGTTTCTGCTCGAAAGAATGCATATTATGTAAAGAGCCTATTAAAGTTTTACTTCATTTTCCCAAACAAACCTAATCTCATTTGAATCCCATTTGAAGAAAAATTAACCGAAGAAAAAGCACCTCttgtaatacaaaatatttcagaGCACTTTCTAAATGTGCATGTCCAAATGATGCTTTGTGCATTGTGGGTTACGAAAATCTACACCAGTCAGCAATGTGCACAAGTCAACTCACAAGCTGTCACAGTCCAAACTTACTGAACATAGGTAGAAAACATTCAGAGCAGGTTGATCTAATCTGCTCTCATAGTAAGTACAATAAAAACTGCTGCAGTAGACATCAGCATTCATCACTAAATAAATACTTCAGATACAGATTGATGAGATGACAAGTCACTACCTTGACTTAAAAAGTGAGAACAATTTTCCACCTAACACTGCCAGACTATAGGGATTTCTTtatctatatttttgtttaatgattGTCGAGGATAGTCATAGTCTCACTTAGACATTAAGTCATAAATGTGAAGCATGtgattgtttttaatgtcattgttgtttgtttgtatctccTCTTTATTTATAGTTTAATAGGATTCCTACAGACATAAATTGGGCTCACAATTTCACAAATACACTGGACAGActgatcttttctttttcatttcaatcaCAGTACTTCTTACTGAATTTAAGTCCTCATATAATAACAATTATCTTGGACATGTTGTCATTCGCCAGTAGTGAGTAAATCCGTTGGTGAATAGGAATATTACAATACAATCAAAACATAAACAGTATATTGCAAGTTCAGTGTCCATTTTAGTAGCTCATTCCTTCTCCCCAGCTCTTACTCACCTTTACAAACATTAACAGTACAAGCCATTTTACATTAACTTTCTAAGAGTTTACTGTAACTTATTCTCTCATTAAGAGTGACTTGAAGGAAGTCAACCATAAAATCTCTATTTATTAGATTGCTAATCTTACAAGTAATCACACATAATATCTGTTGTACTGACATAAAGATCTCTGCCAACAGTGTACAtctactttttctttctcatctgcactcttttttttttttgctgtagtTGTCCCCCACCTCCCTGACACCTACGTGTTTTTGAGTTTGAAATGACACACTTCTCTATGGACCGATGATcaaaga
It contains:
- the tshba gene encoding thyroid stimulating hormone subunit beta a, whose product is METAVFTSWLLFLLFSPAVPMCLPTDFTLYVERPECDYCVAINTTICMGFCYSRDSNMRDIFGPRFLIQRGCTYDKVEYRAAILPGCPIDTSPVFTYPVALSCHCGACRTDSDECAHRASVDGARCTKPVRRIYPYPGHSNYMIPL